The following coding sequences are from one Streptomyces sp. NBC_00536 window:
- a CDS encoding AzlC family ABC transporter permease yields the protein MPAGLGGRAGRRAVVRDALGVGVAVGLSGFAFGVTAAGAGISTAQACVMSLLVFTGASQFALVGALAAGGNPFTAAAGAFFLGTRNAFYGLRLSPLLDLPRAVRPLAAHWVIDETTAVTLAQKGRAHARLGFTVTGLTLYLLWNLTTLLGALGAEAIGDTAAWGLDAAGPAVFLALLAPMLRTTTERAVALLALVLGLGFLPVLPAGVPVLVAALAAPAVLFLTGRRAKGPRS from the coding sequence GTGCCGGCCGGGCTCGGCGGACGGGCCGGGCGCCGGGCCGTCGTGCGCGACGCGCTCGGCGTCGGGGTGGCCGTCGGGCTCTCCGGCTTCGCCTTCGGGGTGACCGCCGCCGGAGCCGGGATCAGCACCGCGCAGGCCTGTGTGATGAGCCTGCTGGTCTTCACCGGCGCCTCGCAGTTCGCCCTGGTCGGGGCGCTGGCCGCGGGCGGGAACCCGTTCACGGCCGCCGCCGGGGCCTTCTTCCTCGGGACCCGCAACGCCTTCTACGGGCTGCGACTGTCCCCGCTCCTGGACCTGCCCCGCGCCGTGCGCCCGCTCGCCGCCCACTGGGTCATCGACGAGACCACCGCCGTCACCCTGGCGCAGAAGGGGCGGGCCCACGCCCGCCTCGGGTTCACCGTCACCGGACTCACCCTCTACCTGCTGTGGAACCTCACCACCCTGCTGGGGGCGCTCGGCGCCGAGGCGATCGGGGACACCGCCGCCTGGGGCCTGGACGCGGCCGGACCCGCCGTCTTCCTCGCGCTGCTCGCCCCGATGCTGCGCACCACCACCGAGCGGGCCGTCGCCCTGCTCGCCCTGGTGCTCGGGCTCGGTTTCCTGCCGGTGCTGCCCGCCGGGGTGCCGGTGCTCGTGGCCGCGCTCGCCGCGCCGGCCGTGCTCTTCCTCACCGGCCGCCGCGCGAAGGGACCCCGCTCGTGA
- a CDS encoding TIGR04222 domain-containing membrane protein, producing the protein MILGVVVRIFLFVAAALPLLGAVGWRVRAYRALFPPAGHEALTLYEAAYLRGGHEAVADVALVSLYLTGRLEVRTGKRLALVGGAPADDPVQVAAYSGACDEDGARSAVTVRRQVAYGPPVRWIEEVLAGRGLVPDGKRVGTLGRVNGVIGVLSVAAALLAIAALVTDKLTGEGNGIAPLIAFGVLGVVTGGGWLAPRRFGRAPSGRVTRAGARRLREVRQDRTWQPRIVAGVPIVGAEAGVLADVARHGIDRGPAELVPLLVPPEPQVPVVVALPWRSSDSSDSGSGRGGGGSCGGGCGSSCGGGCGGGCGGCGCG; encoded by the coding sequence ATGATTCTGGGGGTAGTTGTGCGGATCTTCCTCTTCGTCGCGGCGGCCCTGCCGCTGCTGGGGGCCGTCGGGTGGCGGGTCCGGGCGTACCGGGCGCTCTTTCCGCCCGCCGGTCACGAGGCGCTCACGCTGTACGAGGCCGCGTACCTGCGGGGCGGGCACGAGGCCGTCGCCGACGTGGCGCTGGTCTCCCTCTATCTGACCGGACGGCTGGAGGTGCGCACGGGGAAGCGGCTGGCGCTGGTGGGCGGGGCGCCGGCGGACGATCCGGTCCAGGTGGCGGCGTACAGCGGCGCCTGTGACGAGGACGGGGCCCGGTCCGCCGTCACGGTCCGGCGGCAGGTCGCGTACGGCCCGCCGGTGCGATGGATCGAGGAGGTGCTGGCCGGGCGCGGTCTGGTGCCCGACGGGAAGCGGGTGGGGACCCTCGGGCGGGTCAACGGCGTGATCGGCGTGCTCTCGGTGGCCGCCGCCCTGCTGGCCATCGCGGCGCTGGTCACCGACAAGCTGACGGGGGAGGGGAACGGCATCGCGCCGCTGATCGCCTTCGGGGTGCTGGGCGTGGTGACCGGGGGCGGGTGGCTGGCCCCGCGGCGCTTCGGGCGCGCCCCCTCCGGCCGGGTGACCCGGGCGGGGGCGCGGCGGCTGCGGGAGGTCAGGCAGGACAGGACCTGGCAGCCGCGGATCGTGGCCGGAGTGCCGATCGTGGGCGCGGAGGCGGGCGTCCTGGCCGATGTCGCCCGGCACGGGATCGACCGGGGCCCGGCGGAGCTGGTTCCCCTGCTCGTGCCGCCGGAACCGCAGGTCCCCGTCGTCGTGGCGCTGCCCTGGCGCTCCTCGGACTCCTCCGACTCCGGCAGTGGCCGGGGCGGGGGAGGAAGCTGCGGCGGAGGGTGCGGGAGCAGCTGTGGGGGTGGCTGCGGCGGGGGTTGTGGGGGGTGCGGGTGCGGTTAG
- a CDS encoding Lhr family helicase — protein sequence MAGSALDSFSPATRSWFTGAFRTPTAAQEGAWRAIGEGSDVLVVAPTGSGKTLAAFLAALDRLAALPPPAEPKKRCRVLYVSPLKALAVDVERNLRSPLTGIRQESLRLGLPEPDIRVGIRSGDTPPAERRALATRPPDILITTPESLFLMLTSAAREALTGIETVILDEVHAVAATKRGAHLALSLERLDELLPRPARRIGLSATVRPVDEVARYLAPRGKVEIVQPPSAKEFDLSVVVPVQDMGELGGSPASEGKDGGDKPSIWPHVEERIADLVQAHRSTIVFANSRRLAERLCNRLNEIAYERAMGEPLPSGAPPAEIMAQSGAAHGAPPLLARAHHGSVSKEQRALVEEDLKAGRLPAVVATSSLELGIDMGAVDLVVQVESPPSVASGLQRVGRAGHQVGAVSTGVVFPKYRGDLVQAAVVTERMRSGSIESLRIPANPLDVLAQQLVAMTAMDTWQVDDLLALVRRAASFAALPESAFTAVLDMLAGRYPSDAFAELRPRVVWDRVAGTVTGRPGAQRLAVTSGGTIPDRGLFGVFLVGSDPKKGGGRVGELDEEMVYESRVGEVFTLGTTSWRIEDITRDRVLVTPAPGVPGRLPFWKGDQLGRPLELGRAVGAFVREVGALSEEDGRLRLLAAGLDAWAAQNVLAYLAEQREACGHVPDDRTIVVERFRDELGDWRVVVHSPFGAQVHAPWALALGARLAERYGMDAQVMHADDGIVLRLPDADLLGLGGEPLDLLDHDPAPAAAAAAAFDFDFDDGKPPLGAADVTFDHGEIQGIVTDQVGGSALFASRFRECAARALLLPRRSPGKRTPLWQQRQRASQLLQVASEFGSFPIVLEAVRECLQDVFDVPGLTELMGDVEARRVRLVEVTTAEPSPFARSLLFGYVAQFLYEGDSPLAERRAAALSLDSRLLAELLGQAELRELLDPEVLAELERELQWLTAERRARDAESVADLLRLLGPLTDAELAERGADPAWARSLAGARRVIAVRIGGAEHWASVEDAGRLRDALGTALPVGVPEAFTEPVKDPLGDLLARYARTHGPFTTAAVAARFGLGTATADGALHRLAAAGRVVQGEFHPAGIGQEWCDATVLRRLRRRSLAALRQELEPVPPTALATFLPQWQHLGGALRGIDGLARAIEQLQGAPVPASALERLILPSRVSGFTPGLLDELTTSGEVVWAGAGALPGKDGWVSLYLADAAPLLLPPPHPLDPSPVHQGILDALSGGYGLFFRQIAEAVRGRLPEVGDVQLSQALWDLAWSGRLTNDTLAPLRALLGSGRTAGATAHRARRTVPRGRYGTLGAQVSRPGPPTVSGRWSLLPDRAADPTHRAHALARTLLDRHGVVTRGAVAAEGVEGGFSAVYRILSAFEDSGQARRGYVVEGLGAAQFAMDGAVDRLRAAERTPPPLAAVVLAAADPASAYGAALPWPEPPAGSAHKPGRKAGSLVVLVDGELTLYLERGGKTLLAWPPVDDPRLAAAMAVLAAACRSGTVAPLTVERINASPALTSPLGPGLEAAGFHATPRGLRLRP from the coding sequence ATGGCCGGCTCCGCGCTCGATTCGTTCTCCCCCGCGACCCGCTCCTGGTTCACGGGGGCCTTCCGTACGCCCACCGCCGCGCAGGAGGGTGCCTGGCGGGCCATCGGGGAGGGCTCCGACGTCCTCGTGGTGGCGCCCACCGGCTCCGGCAAGACCCTCGCCGCGTTCCTCGCGGCGCTGGACCGGCTGGCGGCGCTGCCGCCGCCCGCCGAGCCGAAGAAGCGCTGCCGGGTGTTGTACGTATCGCCCCTGAAGGCCCTCGCGGTGGACGTGGAGCGCAATCTGCGCAGCCCGCTGACCGGCATCCGCCAGGAGTCGCTGCGCCTGGGGCTGCCCGAGCCGGACATCCGCGTCGGGATCCGCTCCGGTGACACCCCGCCCGCCGAGCGGCGGGCGCTGGCGACCCGCCCGCCGGACATCCTCATCACCACCCCCGAGTCCCTGTTCCTGATGCTGACCTCGGCCGCCCGCGAGGCCCTGACCGGGATCGAGACGGTCATCCTCGATGAGGTGCACGCGGTGGCCGCGACCAAGCGCGGCGCCCATCTGGCGCTGTCCCTGGAGCGCCTCGACGAGCTGCTGCCGCGCCCCGCGCGCCGGATCGGGCTGTCGGCGACGGTCCGCCCGGTGGACGAGGTGGCCCGCTATCTGGCGCCGCGCGGCAAGGTGGAGATCGTCCAGCCGCCCTCGGCCAAGGAGTTCGACCTGTCGGTGGTCGTCCCGGTCCAGGACATGGGCGAGTTGGGCGGCTCGCCCGCCTCCGAGGGCAAGGACGGCGGGGACAAGCCGTCGATCTGGCCGCATGTGGAGGAGCGGATCGCGGACCTGGTGCAGGCCCACCGGTCCACCATCGTGTTCGCCAACTCCCGGCGGCTCGCGGAGCGGTTGTGCAACCGGCTCAACGAGATCGCCTACGAGCGGGCCATGGGCGAACCGCTGCCCTCGGGCGCTCCCCCGGCCGAGATCATGGCCCAGTCGGGCGCGGCGCACGGCGCCCCGCCGCTGCTCGCCCGCGCCCACCACGGTTCGGTGTCCAAGGAGCAGCGGGCGCTGGTCGAGGAGGACCTCAAGGCGGGCCGGCTGCCCGCCGTCGTCGCCACCTCCAGCCTCGAACTGGGCATCGACATGGGCGCGGTGGACCTGGTGGTGCAGGTGGAGTCGCCGCCGTCGGTGGCCTCCGGGCTCCAGCGGGTGGGCCGGGCCGGGCACCAGGTGGGCGCGGTCTCCACCGGCGTGGTGTTCCCCAAGTACCGCGGCGACCTGGTGCAGGCGGCGGTGGTCACCGAGCGGATGCGCAGCGGGTCCATCGAGTCCCTGCGGATCCCCGCCAATCCGCTGGACGTGCTGGCGCAGCAGCTGGTCGCCATGACCGCCATGGACACCTGGCAGGTGGACGACCTGCTCGCCCTGGTGCGGCGGGCGGCGTCCTTCGCGGCGCTGCCCGAGTCGGCGTTCACGGCGGTGCTGGACATGCTGGCCGGGCGCTATCCGTCGGACGCGTTCGCCGAACTGCGGCCGCGCGTGGTGTGGGACCGCGTGGCGGGTACGGTCACGGGCCGGCCGGGGGCCCAGCGCCTCGCGGTCACCTCGGGGGGCACGATCCCGGACCGCGGCCTGTTCGGCGTCTTCCTGGTGGGCTCGGACCCCAAGAAGGGCGGCGGCCGGGTCGGCGAGCTGGACGAGGAGATGGTCTACGAGTCCCGGGTGGGCGAAGTGTTCACCCTGGGCACCACCTCCTGGCGGATCGAGGACATCACCCGGGACCGGGTGCTGGTCACCCCGGCGCCCGGGGTGCCCGGACGGCTGCCGTTCTGGAAGGGCGACCAGCTGGGCCGCCCGCTGGAACTGGGCCGCGCCGTGGGCGCGTTCGTCCGCGAGGTCGGCGCCCTGTCCGAGGAGGACGGGCGGCTGCGGCTGCTGGCCGCCGGGCTGGACGCGTGGGCCGCGCAGAACGTGCTGGCGTATCTCGCCGAGCAGCGCGAGGCCTGCGGCCATGTGCCCGACGACCGGACCATCGTGGTCGAGCGGTTCCGCGACGAACTGGGCGACTGGCGGGTGGTGGTCCACTCCCCCTTCGGCGCGCAGGTCCACGCGCCGTGGGCGCTCGCGCTGGGCGCCCGCCTCGCCGAGCGGTACGGCATGGACGCGCAGGTCATGCATGCCGATGACGGGATCGTGCTGCGCCTGCCGGACGCCGATCTGCTGGGCCTGGGCGGCGAGCCGCTGGACCTGCTGGACCACGATCCGGCCCCGGCCGCCGCCGCCGCGGCTGCCTTCGACTTCGACTTCGACGACGGGAAGCCCCCGCTGGGCGCCGCCGACGTCACCTTCGACCACGGCGAGATCCAGGGGATCGTCACCGACCAGGTGGGCGGATCGGCGCTGTTCGCGTCCCGGTTCCGCGAGTGCGCGGCGCGCGCCCTGCTGCTGCCGCGGCGCAGTCCCGGCAAGCGCACCCCGCTGTGGCAGCAGCGCCAGCGCGCCTCCCAACTGCTCCAGGTGGCCTCCGAGTTCGGTTCGTTCCCGATCGTCCTGGAGGCCGTGCGCGAATGCCTCCAGGACGTCTTCGACGTACCGGGCCTGACCGAGCTGATGGGGGACGTCGAGGCCCGCCGGGTGCGTCTGGTGGAGGTCACCACCGCCGAGCCGTCGCCCTTCGCCCGGTCCCTGTTGTTCGGTTACGTCGCCCAGTTCCTCTACGAGGGGGACTCGCCGCTGGCCGAGCGCAGGGCGGCCGCGCTGTCCCTGGACTCCCGGCTGCTGGCCGAGCTGCTCGGCCAGGCGGAACTGCGCGAGCTGCTGGACCCGGAGGTACTGGCCGAACTGGAGCGGGAGTTGCAGTGGCTCACCGCGGAGCGGCGGGCCCGGGACGCGGAGTCGGTGGCCGACCTGCTGCGGCTGCTGGGCCCGCTGACGGATGCGGAGCTGGCCGAGCGGGGCGCCGACCCGGCCTGGGCGCGGTCCCTGGCGGGGGCCCGCCGGGTGATCGCGGTGCGGATCGGCGGCGCGGAGCACTGGGCCTCGGTCGAGGACGCGGGGCGGCTGCGGGACGCGCTGGGCACCGCCCTGCCGGTGGGGGTGCCCGAGGCGTTCACCGAGCCGGTCAAGGACCCGCTCGGTGACCTGCTGGCCCGGTACGCCCGTACGCACGGCCCGTTCACCACGGCGGCCGTCGCCGCCCGCTTCGGCCTGGGCACGGCCACCGCCGACGGCGCCCTGCACCGGCTCGCGGCGGCGGGCCGGGTGGTGCAGGGCGAGTTCCACCCGGCGGGCATCGGCCAGGAGTGGTGCGATGCGACGGTGCTGCGCAGGCTGCGCCGCCGGTCCCTGGCGGCGCTGCGCCAGGAGCTGGAACCGGTCCCGCCGACCGCCCTGGCGACCTTCCTCCCCCAGTGGCAGCACCTGGGCGGCGCCCTGCGCGGGATCGACGGCCTGGCCCGGGCCATCGAGCAGCTCCAGGGCGCACCGGTCCCCGCGTCGGCGCTGGAGCGGCTGATCCTGCCGTCCCGGGTCAGCGGTTTCACCCCGGGCCTGCTGGACGAGCTGACCACCAGCGGCGAGGTGGTCTGGGCGGGCGCCGGAGCGCTGCCCGGCAAGGACGGCTGGGTCTCCCTCTACCTCGCGGACGCGGCCCCGCTGCTGCTCCCGCCGCCACATCCGCTGGACCCGTCCCCGGTGCACCAGGGCATCCTGGACGCCCTCTCCGGCGGGTACGGCCTGTTCTTCCGGCAGATCGCGGAGGCGGTGCGGGGGCGGCTGCCCGAGGTGGGCGACGTACAGCTGTCCCAGGCCCTGTGGGACCTGGCCTGGTCGGGGCGGCTGACGAACGACACCCTGGCCCCGCTGCGCGCCCTGCTCGGCTCGGGCCGCACGGCGGGCGCGACCGCCCACCGGGCCCGGCGGACGGTGCCGCGCGGGCGGTACGGCACGCTCGGCGCGCAAGTCTCGCGGCCTGGCCCGCCGACCGTGTCGGGGCGCTGGTCCCTGCTGCCCGACCGCGCCGCCGACCCGACGCACCGGGCGCACGCGCTGGCCCGGACCCTGCTGGACCGGCACGGGGTGGTGACCCGGGGCGCGGTCGCCGCCGAGGGGGTGGAGGGCGGTTTCAGCGCTGTCTACCGGATCCTGTCCGCCTTCGAGGACAGCGGGCAGGCCCGCCGCGGCTATGTGGTGGAGGGGCTGGGGGCGGCCCAGTTCGCGATGGACGGCGCGGTGGACCGGCTGCGGGCGGCCGAGCGGACCCCGCCGCCGCTGGCGGCGGTGGTGCTGGCGGCGGCCGACCCGGCCTCCGCGTACGGCGCGGCCCTGCCGTGGCCGGAGCCTCCGGCCGGGTCCGCGCACAAGCCGGGCCGCAAGGCGGGTTCGCTGGTGGTGCTGGTGGACGGGGAGCTGACGCTCTATCTGGAGCGGGGCGGCAAGACCCTGCTGGCCTGGCCCCCGGTGGACGATCCCCGGCTGGCGGCGGCGATGGCGGTGCTGGCCGCCGCCTGCCGGTCGGGGACGGTGGCGCCGCTGACGGTGGAGCGCATCAACGCCTCCCCGGCCCTGACCTCGCCGCTGGGCCCGGGCCTGGAGGCGGCGGGCTTCCACGCGACTCCGAGGGGGCTGCGGCTGCGCCCGTGA
- a CDS encoding AI-2E family transporter: MPRWLPRAVVVVLALIACFQLGSWAFHQLIGLLVNILIAFFLALAIEPAVARMAARGMRRGLATFLVFLGVFAATAGFVVLLGSMLAGQIVDMVEGFPRYLDSVIGSINSTFHTDLSRLEIQDSVLHSDWLQKYVQNSASGVLDVSATVLGGLFRLLTVGLFAFYFAADGPRLRRALCSVLPPAKQSEVLRAWEIAVTKTGGYLYSRGLMALVSGIAHYIVFVVLDVPYAPALAVWVGLVSQFIPTIGTYLAGALPMLIAFTVNPWYALYVLGFVVVYQQFENYVLQPKLTAKTVDIHPAVAFGSVIAGTALLGAVGALIAIPAVATLQAFLGAYVRRYAVVHEGEGEGEGDDGGHDGGAGQPGAVVTAPGLRAAAAWSRRVRRPRPR; this comes from the coding sequence ATGCCGCGCTGGCTGCCGCGCGCGGTGGTCGTCGTCCTCGCGCTGATCGCCTGTTTCCAGCTCGGCAGCTGGGCGTTCCACCAGCTCATCGGACTGCTCGTCAACATCCTGATCGCGTTCTTCCTCGCCCTCGCGATCGAACCCGCGGTGGCCCGGATGGCGGCCCGCGGGATGCGCCGCGGGCTGGCCACCTTCCTGGTGTTCCTCGGGGTGTTCGCCGCGACCGCCGGGTTCGTCGTCCTGCTCGGCTCGATGCTCGCCGGGCAGATCGTCGACATGGTGGAGGGTTTCCCCCGCTACCTCGACTCGGTCATCGGCTCGATCAACAGCACCTTCCACACGGATCTGTCCCGGCTGGAGATCCAGGACAGCGTGCTGCACTCGGACTGGCTGCAGAAGTACGTGCAGAACAGCGCGTCCGGGGTGCTCGACGTCTCGGCGACCGTGCTCGGCGGGCTCTTCCGGCTGCTGACGGTCGGCCTGTTCGCCTTCTACTTCGCCGCCGACGGGCCACGGCTGCGGCGCGCCCTGTGCTCCGTACTGCCGCCCGCGAAGCAGTCGGAGGTGCTGCGCGCCTGGGAGATCGCCGTCACCAAGACCGGCGGCTACCTCTATTCGCGCGGGCTGATGGCGCTGGTCTCCGGGATCGCGCACTACATCGTCTTCGTCGTGCTCGACGTGCCGTACGCGCCCGCGCTCGCGGTGTGGGTGGGGCTGGTCTCCCAGTTCATCCCCACCATCGGCACCTATCTGGCGGGCGCGCTGCCGATGCTGATCGCCTTCACGGTCAATCCCTGGTACGCGCTGTACGTCCTCGGCTTCGTGGTGGTCTACCAGCAGTTCGAGAACTACGTGCTCCAGCCCAAACTGACCGCGAAGACGGTCGACATCCACCCCGCGGTGGCCTTCGGATCGGTCATCGCGGGGACGGCCCTGCTCGGCGCGGTCGGTGCGCTCATCGCCATCCCGGCCGTCGCGACCCTGCAGGCCTTCCTCGGTGCGTACGTACGGCGCTACGCCGTGGTCCACGAGGGCGAGGGCGAAGGCGAGGGTGACGACGGCGGCCACGACGGCGGGGCCGGGCAGCCGGGCGCCGTGGTCACCGCGCCCGGGCTCAGGGCTGCTGCTGCCTGGTCGCGGCGAGTACGGCGTCCACGGCCTCGGTGA
- a CDS encoding DUF3046 domain-containing protein — translation MRLTIFWERMAEHFGAGYAESFARDHVMAELGGRTVTEALDAGWETKDVWRAVCSAMDVPASLR, via the coding sequence ATGCGGTTGACGATTTTCTGGGAACGGATGGCCGAGCACTTCGGGGCGGGCTACGCGGAGTCCTTCGCGCGCGATCACGTGATGGCCGAGCTGGGCGGGCGCACGGTGACCGAGGCGCTGGACGCGGGCTGGGAGACCAAGGACGTGTGGCGGGCGGTCTGTTCGGCGATGGACGTACCGGCCTCGCTGCGCTGA
- a CDS encoding AzlD domain-containing protein yields the protein MNVWIAIGLTVLGCYAVKLAGLLVPAGVLERPLVRRLAALLPVALLAALTAQQTFSTGSALVVDARAAGVLAAGIALLLRAPFLVVVAVAVAVTAGVRALGG from the coding sequence GTGAACGTCTGGATCGCCATCGGGCTCACCGTGCTCGGCTGCTACGCCGTCAAGCTCGCCGGGCTGCTCGTCCCGGCCGGGGTGCTGGAACGGCCCCTGGTGCGGCGGCTGGCCGCCCTGCTGCCGGTCGCGCTGCTGGCCGCGCTCACCGCGCAGCAGACCTTCAGCACCGGCTCCGCGCTGGTGGTCGACGCGCGCGCCGCCGGGGTGCTGGCCGCCGGGATCGCCCTGCTGCTGCGGGCCCCGTTCCTCGTGGTCGTCGCGGTCGCCGTCGCCGTCACGGCGGGGGTACGGGCGCTGGGCGGCTAG
- a CDS encoding Clp protease N-terminal domain-containing protein, which translates to MTNPKNPSAGSAETAAPARMTNPVRLDDLIAGIKQTHPDALEQLSGAVVVAEHLGDVADHLIGHFVDQARRSGASWTDIGQSMGVTRQAAQKRFVPKNDGDLDPSQGFSRFTPRARNVVVKSQSEAHAAGGTEIRPAHLILGLLAQPEGLGALALAAQEIDPEAVRAAATATLPPAAAEPADPSGHIPFDANSKKALELTFREALRLGHNYVGTEHILLALLELEDGEGVLSGLGVSKAAAEAHVTEAVDAVLAATRQQQP; encoded by the coding sequence ATGACGAACCCGAAGAACCCTTCGGCGGGCTCCGCAGAGACTGCGGCCCCCGCGCGCATGACGAACCCGGTCCGCCTCGACGATCTGATCGCGGGCATCAAGCAGACCCACCCCGACGCCCTGGAACAGCTCAGCGGTGCGGTCGTCGTCGCCGAGCACCTCGGGGACGTCGCCGACCACCTCATCGGCCACTTCGTCGACCAGGCCCGCCGCTCGGGCGCCTCCTGGACCGACATCGGCCAGAGCATGGGCGTCACCCGGCAGGCCGCCCAGAAGCGCTTCGTCCCCAAGAACGACGGGGACCTCGACCCCAGCCAGGGCTTCTCCCGCTTCACCCCGCGCGCCCGCAACGTCGTCGTCAAGTCCCAGAGCGAGGCCCACGCGGCCGGCGGTACCGAGATCCGCCCCGCGCACCTGATCCTCGGCCTGCTCGCCCAACCGGAGGGCCTCGGCGCCCTCGCACTGGCCGCCCAGGAGATCGACCCGGAAGCCGTCCGAGCCGCCGCCACGGCCACCCTGCCGCCCGCCGCGGCCGAGCCCGCCGACCCGTCCGGCCACATCCCCTTCGACGCGAACTCCAAGAAGGCCCTGGAACTCACCTTCCGCGAAGCCCTGCGGCTGGGCCACAACTACGTCGGCACCGAGCACATCCTGCTCGCCCTCCTCGAACTGGAGGACGGCGAGGGCGTGCTCAGCGGACTCGGCGTCAGCAAGGCCGCCGCCGAGGCGCACGTCACCGAGGCCGTGGACGCCGTACTCGCCGCGACCAGGCAGCAGCAGCCCTGA
- a CDS encoding AraC family transcriptional regulator, which produces MAAAEGKGSGARGSGEWARHWQYAELPGLDLLRAHYVRHTFPRHAHDGYVIAAVTHGVEEIGLPGGVVRAGPGSVVLINPEVPHSARAGVPEGWAYATLYPSRELIAEVAGESGAPRGTPAFTPDMVLDPRAARMIAEVHRAAEEGNPLAADTLLRGVVARMLRRHAGTLSAPGAAAAGAADAERARDVLEARMCEPPSLEQLAEELGTRPFALLRAFRERYGMPPHTWLTDARVRRARLLLEAGTPPAEAALAVGFTDQPHLNRHFTRIVGVPPGAYRKGRSGAA; this is translated from the coding sequence ATGGCGGCAGCGGAGGGTAAGGGGAGCGGCGCGCGCGGGTCCGGCGAGTGGGCCCGGCACTGGCAGTACGCCGAGCTGCCCGGGCTGGACCTGCTGCGCGCCCACTACGTGCGCCACACCTTCCCGCGGCACGCCCACGACGGGTACGTCATCGCGGCCGTCACCCACGGCGTCGAGGAGATCGGGCTGCCCGGCGGCGTGGTGCGGGCGGGCCCCGGCAGTGTGGTCCTGATCAACCCGGAGGTCCCGCACTCCGCGCGCGCCGGGGTCCCCGAGGGCTGGGCGTACGCCACCCTCTACCCCTCCCGGGAGCTGATCGCGGAGGTGGCCGGCGAGAGCGGCGCACCGCGCGGCACCCCCGCCTTCACCCCGGACATGGTCCTCGATCCGCGGGCCGCGCGGATGATCGCCGAGGTGCACCGGGCCGCGGAAGAGGGCAACCCGCTGGCCGCCGACACCCTGCTGCGGGGCGTGGTGGCGCGGATGCTGCGGCGGCACGCGGGGACGCTGTCCGCCCCCGGTGCCGCTGCCGCGGGCGCCGCCGACGCCGAGCGGGCCCGGGACGTACTGGAAGCGCGGATGTGCGAACCGCCGTCCCTGGAACAGCTCGCGGAGGAGCTGGGCACCCGGCCCTTCGCACTGCTGCGGGCCTTCCGCGAGCGGTACGGCATGCCGCCGCACACCTGGCTGACGGACGCCCGGGTGCGGCGGGCCCGGCTGCTGCTGGAGGCGGGCACCCCGCCCGCCGAGGCGGCCCTCGCGGTCGGCTTCACCGACCAGCCGCACCTGAACCGGCACTTCACCCGGATCGTGGGGGTGCCTCCGGGGGCTTACCGGAAGGGCCGAAGCGGCGCCGCTTGA